The following proteins are co-located in the Macadamia integrifolia cultivar HAES 741 unplaced genomic scaffold, SCU_Mint_v3 scaffold1224, whole genome shotgun sequence genome:
- the LOC122063162 gene encoding uncharacterized protein LOC122063162, protein MEGREISVSSSTANRETHSPLSQSLPIAVVVPQERSICREGVGPEGSLATAASQGFSSPPSEFALIQDRGPPAPLATGSGNQQLIPHFGPEESTSSAFSQGFASPASKFSPKQIRGLRKPTPPLGFS, encoded by the exons ATGGAGGGGAGGGAAATCTCCGTCTCCAGCTCTACGGCTAACAGGGAGACTCACTCTCCGCTTAGCCAATCGCTACCTATCGCGGTAGTGGTTCCTCAGGAGAGAAGCATTTGTAGAGAAGGAGTAGGCCCAGAAGGGAGCCTAGCAACGGCTGCCTCTCAGGGCTTTTCCTCACCCCCTTCCGAGTTCGCTCTGATTCAGGATAGAGGGCCGCCGGCGCCGCTAGCGACTGGTTCTGGTAATCAGCAACTGATTCCCCATTTTGGTCCAGAAGAGAGCACATCATCGGCTTTCTCTCAGGGCTTTGCATCACCTGCTTCTAAATTCTCTCCGAAGCAGATCAGAGGGCTTCGGAAACCGACTCCCCCTTTAG GATTTTCAtaa